A portion of the Vicia villosa cultivar HV-30 ecotype Madison, WI unplaced genomic scaffold, Vvil1.0 ctg.001531F_1_1, whole genome shotgun sequence genome contains these proteins:
- the LOC131635691 gene encoding uncharacterized acetyltransferase At3g50280-like, translated as MDDSIKVISTSTIQAPNGNSTDFQKIDLTPWDLQFLPIETNQKGLIFQHQPNIDPSSLKNQIHHLKQTLSSTLPFFPPLAGRLVITQHQEEEENNNPSSSSSSCHVIFNNVGALFVHATAQNTTVSDILQPENYIVPPIVYSFFPLNGVKNCESTSHTILAVQVTELLDGLFIGITINHAVIDGKSFWHFVNSWSQISRGDSLNKLPSLKRWFPNDIHQLPIRFPFTTDQLTETSKPNNLAERVFHFTKEKIAELKSKANIETETENITISSLQAVLSHVLRSVVRCERLDPQQEVLYFLLIGVRAKMIPPLEDEYFGNAILVCAFTMKAEEILDSGIGKVVLKMNKSISLYSDDEKIKNSYERWLKKPKFLTGGELARRYYYMTTTNSPRFDVYGNDFGWGKPVGVRNGGANKDNGKISVFAGADEGSMDIIVCLPCKILEAMGNDTEFLSY; from the coding sequence ATGGATGATTCAATCAAAGTGATCTCCACAAGTACAATCCAAGCACCAAATGGCAACTCAACCGATTTTCAAAAAATAGACTTAACACCATGGGATCTCCAATTCCTCCCCATTGAAACCAACCAAAAAGGCCTTATTTTCCAACACCAACCCAATATTGACCCATCTTCGTTAAAAAACCAAATCCATCATTTGAAACAAACTCTCTCCTCCACTCTTCCCTTCTTCCCGCCCCTCGCCGGTCGTCTTGTAATCACTCAacaccaagaagaagaagaaaacaacaaCCCCTCCTCATCATCATCGTCATGTCACGTCATTTTCAACAACGTTGGCGCACTCTTCGTCCACGCCACAGCACAAAACACTACTgtttctgacatccttcaacccGAAAACTATATTGTACCTCCCATTGTCTACTCTTTCTTCCCACTCAACGGCGTCAAAAACTGCGAATCCACTTCCCACACAATTCTTGCCGTCCAAGTAACCGAGTTACTTGACGGCTTATTCATTGGCATCACAATCAACCACGCAGTAATAGACGGTAAGTCGTTTTGGCATTTCGTCAATTCTTGGTCTCAAATCTCACGAGGTGATTCTTTAAACAAACTCCCTTCACTTAAACGCTGGTTTCCGAACGACATTCATCAACTTCCCATACGTTTCCCTTTCACAACTGATCAATTAACCGAAACCTCCAAACCCAACAACTTAGCTGAAAGAGTTTTCCATTTCACAAAGGAGAAAATCGCGGAACTGAAATCCAAAGcgaacatcgaaactgaaactgAGAATATTACAATCTCTTCGCTTCAAGCGGTACTATCTCATGTTTTACGTTCCGTGGTTCGTTGCGAAAGGCTTGATCCTCAACAAGAGGTTCTATATTTTTTGCTGATTGGGGTTAGAGCAAAGATGATTCCTCCGCTTGAAGATGAATATTTCGGAAACGCAATTTTGGTTTGTGCGTTTACAATGAAAGCAGAAGAAATTCTTGATAGTGGTATTGGAAAGGTTGTTTTGAAGATGAACAAATCGATTTCTCTATATTCTGATgatgagaaaataaaaaacagttaTGAGCGATGGttgaaaaaaccaaagtttcttACGGGTGGTGAGTTGGCCCGTAGGTattattacatgacaacaacaaaTTCTCCGAGGTTTGATGTTTATGGTAATGATTTTGGTTGGGGAAAGCCGGTTGGTGTTCGAAATGGCGGTGCGAATAAAGACAATGGAAAGATTAGTGTGTTTGCTGGGGCTGATGAGGGAAGTATGGACATTATAGTATGCCTTCCTTGTAAGATTTTAGAGGCCATGGGAAATGACACTGAGTTCTTGAGTTACTAG
- the LOC131635682 gene encoding uncharacterized protein LOC131635682, with the protein MGRSRPKKKAATTPPASVRVFSSTPTSSDKGTVDTTRKVASGTQTLETIVEEPVIEENLASKGKKEEETPKLWVDIIQGNRLPSNGTELSYTAPVVVDGEMEIQIEEQDVASEKEFWRNALIMYAIGNDLSMNAVKKFMATTWNFVSLPEIYYNEEGYFLIRFKTRIDRDAVLMRGPYTIFKKPILLHEWSPKFTLQDDVLRVLPIWVIFQQLPLYFWGPQSIGKIASAIGKPIMTDECTAKKLRVSYARVLIEVDVTQELKHQILIRGPQGEKMIQQVDYEWTPPFCKSCNKVGHMCKAKEEIPRKAKETKKIWEQKKEVNVM; encoded by the coding sequence ATGGGGCGCAGCCGGCCAAAGAAAAAGGCGGCAACGACTCCACCGGCGAGTGTGAGAGTTTTCTCGTCAACTCCGACATCGAGTGATAAAGGAACTGTTGATACAACGAGGAAAGTGGCATCAGGTACACAAACTTTGGAGACCATTGTTGAGGAACCTGTGATAGAAGAAAACCTAGCATCGAAgggaaagaaagaagaggaaaCCCCAAAACTATGGGTTGACATCATTCAGGGAAATAGACTACCGTCAAATGGAACTGAGCTTTCCTACACTGCACCGGTGGTTGTGGATGGGGAAATGGAGATCCAGATTGAAGAACAAGATGTGGCCTCAGAGAAGGAGTTTTGGAGAAACGCTTTGATCATGTATGCTATTGGGAATGACCTTTCGATGAATGCTGTGAAAAAGTTTATGGCTACAACGTGGAACTTTGTCTCTCTCCCTGAGATTTACTATAATGAAGAAGGATACTTCCTTATCAGATTCAAGACTCGAATAGATAGGGATGCTGTGTTGATGCGAGGCCCATATACGATCTTCAAAAAACCAATTCTCCTACATGAATGGAGCCCAAAGTTCACCTTGCAAGATGATGTGCTAAGGGTTCTACCAATCTGGGTGATTTTCCAGCAGCTTCCCCTGTACTTTTGGGGACCCCAAAGTATTGGTAAAATTGCTAGTGCTATTGGGAAACCGATAATGACAGATGAGTGTACGGCTAAGAAGTTGCGAGTATCATATGCTCGGGTCCTGATAGAAGTGGATGTCACACAGGAATTGAAGCACCAGATTCTGATCAGGGGCCCCCAAGGTGAAAAAATGATACAACAGGTTGATTATGAATGGACACCACCATTCTGCAAGAGCTGTAATAAAGTTGGTCATATGTGCAAGGCAAAGGAGGAAATACCTCGCAAAGCAAAGGAAACTAAAAAAATATGGGAACAGAAGAAAGAAGTCAATGTGATGTAG